In Leptidea sinapis chromosome 28, ilLepSina1.1, whole genome shotgun sequence, a single genomic region encodes these proteins:
- the LOC126972955 gene encoding X-linked retinitis pigmentosa GTPase regulator-like isoform X1: protein MIDDIPETGAVFTFGKSHFADNEPSHFFIKNDPIVAISCGDEHSAVICQNGRVFVFGANAWGQLGLGHKDEVIRPSCVKWLKPHRTLFVACGRAHTVFVTDTNAIYAVGCNDEGQLGTGDTEQQTVPQYVELDVDQPIRQVAAGSNHTAILTDEGRVFVCGSNSEGQLGLGEDTRSSLRFVELKFMEKIAFVECGYYHTVFITAKGAVFVTGENENQKLGIINTNNIIYVPQVLPLDVPIKSACCGANHTFLLSLDETKILAFGSNEQGQLGMPKNIEKVTEPTEINMDKMFDGFQLKLVACGAMHTAFVTDNGLLYTCGESRNNKLCLEEIDDANASEGDPNQYSPKRVTAMNGFVVDNVACGGCHTLLTATKGSNADFTNNDFSIINQENRQISITELPPLQKIPNMKTDDSPKSVNGSRSHETEDTNKNVNEDESSINSLEANVSGSHIVNINDLEPENTSPHDVTDNANANNSNLLKISSSIEKGMLDIAEKTDKMADSAIETIEHLKNTAKEEAIENIEEFTAKTSDKIEETSKSVNETVTTKVEAIEALVQKTVANVSPGTCCDKRKVLEVPNKSAEISHSPPPKSPLIQDLLQLPDISHMSPNISRHSDDGQKSEAGQSENETIPCGSDKSSPQAKTKTQAVMPILRNEDSIDSHEGTANPDADVVVNKNDEKGRFARMFQSIRDKENSCMSKGKVIEESVVENVNSGMDSAEKTIHKIEETVQTEIRNQTNSRTCNIL, encoded by the exons ATGATTGACGACATTCCAG AGACCGGCGCGGTGTTTACTTTCGGCAAGTCACACTTTGCTGACAACGAGCCGAGCCACTTCTTCATCAAGAACGATCCCATCGTCGCCATCTCGTGCGGAGATGAGCACAGCGCTGTCATATGCC agaaCGGTCGAGTGTTTGTGTTTGGAGCAAACGCGTGGGGTCAACTCGGGCTGGGCCACAAAGATGAAGTAATTCGACCGAGTTGTGTGAAATGGCTGAAGCCTCATCGCACATTGTTCGTCGCCTGTGGACGCGCACACACTGTGTTCGTAACAG ACACAAACGCGATCTACGCCGTAGGATGCAACGACGAAGGGCAGCTTGGAACGGGAGACACAGAGCAGCAGACGGTGCCACAGTACGTCGAGCTGGACGTAGACCAGCCAATACGACAGGTGGCGGCCGGCAGTAACCACACGGCCATTCTTACTG ACGAGGGCCGCGTTTTCGTGTGTGGCTCCAACAGCGAGGGGCAACTGGGGTTGGGCGAGGACACACGCTCGTCACTGCGCTTCGTCGAGCTCAAGTTCATGGAGAAGATTGCCTTCGTTGAGTGTGGATACTATCACACGGTCTTCATCACAG CAAAAGGAGCAGTCTTTGTCACCGGTGAGAACGAAAATCAGAAGCTTGGTATCATCAACACAAACAACATAATTTACGTCCCGCAAGTCCTTCCACTCGATGTGCCGATCAAGAGCGCCTGCTGCGGCGCCAATCACACCTTCTTGCTGTCACTGGACGAGACCAAAATTCTAGCTTTTGGATCCAATGAACAAGGACAACTTGGCATGCCGAAAAATATTGAAAAGGTCACTGAACCGACTGAAATCAATATGGATAAGATGTTCGATGGCTTCCAACTAAAACTGGTTGCTTGTGGGGCAATGCATACCGCATTTGTAACAG atAATGGATTACTTTACACATGCGGCGAGTCGAGGAATAATAAACTTTGTTTGGAGGAAATAGACGACGCCAATGCGAGTGAGGGTGACCCTAATCAATACTCGCCAAAGCGGGTCACTGCTATGAATGGCTTTGTTGTCGACAACGTGGCTTGCGGCGGCTGCCACACTCTGCTCACAGCAACTAAAGGCTCCAACGCAGACTTCACCAACAACGATTTCAGTATAATAAATCAAGAAAATAGACAAATTTCCATCACAGAACTTCCTCCTCTTCAGAAGATACCAAATATGAAAACCGATGATAGCCCTAAAAGTGTAAATGGTTCAAGAAGTCACGAAACTGAAGATaccaataaaaatgttaatgaaGATGAAAGTTCGATTAATTCACTAGAAGCTAATGTGAGCGGCTCGCACATCGTTAATATAAACGATCTTGAACCTGAGAACACAAGCCCCCACGACGTAACGGATAATGCCAACGCCAATAAttccaatttattaaaaatatcatcatcGATAGAGAAAGGTATGTTAGACATAGCTGAAAAAACGGATAAAATGGCTGACAGCGCAATTGAAACAATAGAACACCTAAAAAATACTGCTAAAGAAGAAGCAATTGAAAACATTGAAGAATTCACAGCAAAAACTAGTGACAAAATAGAGGAAACTTCTAAAAGCGTCAATGAAACCGTAACTACAAAAGTTGAAGCCATAGAGGCACTTGTACAGAAAACAGTCGCAAATGTAAGTCCTGGTACTTGCTGTGATAAAAGAAAGGTTTTGGAAGTTCCAAATAAAAGTGCAGAAATATCTCATTCACCTCCACCCAAATCACCATTAATTCAAGATCTTTTACAACTTCCTGATATATCTCATATGAGTCCAAATATAAGTAGACATAGCGACGATGGTCAAAAGAGTGAGGCGGGACAATCTGAGAACGAAACTATCCCTTGTGGTTCAGACAAATCCAGTCCTCAAGCTAAAACGAAGACCCAAGCCGTGATGCCAATTTTAAGAAATGAAGATAGCATTGATTCTCACGAAGGCACCGCCAATCCAGACGCAGATGTTGTGGTCAATAAGAATGATGAGAAAGGACGTTTTGCTCGAATGTTTCAGTCAATTAGAGACAAAGAAAATTCTTGTATGAGCAAAGGAAAAGTTATCGAGGAATCTGTTGTAG AGAACGTGAACAGCGGAATGGACAGCGCGGAGAAAACCATTCACAAAATAGAGGAGACCGTTCAAACAGAAATCAGGAACCAAACCAACTCAAGAACCTGCAACATTTTGTGA
- the LOC126972955 gene encoding X-linked retinitis pigmentosa GTPase regulator-like isoform X2: MIDDIPETGAVFTFGKSHFADNEPSHFFIKNDPIVAISCGDEHSAVICQNGRVFVFGANAWGQLGLGHKDEVIRPSCVKWLKPHRTLFVACGRAHTVFVTDTNAIYAVGCNDEGQLGTGDTEQQTVPQYVELDVDQPIRQVAAGSNHTAILTDEGRVFVCGSNSEGQLGLGEDTRSSLRFVELKFMEKIAFVECGYYHTVFITAKGAVFVTGENENQKLGIINTNNIIYVPQVLPLDVPIKSACCGANHTFLLSLDETKILAFGSNEQGQLGMPKNIEKVTEPTEINMDKMFDGFQLKLVACGAMHTAFVTDNGLLYTCGESRNNKLCLEEIDDANASEGDPNQYSPKRVTAMNGFVVDNVACGGCHTLLTATKGSNADFTNNDFSIINQENRQISITELPPLQKIPNMKTDDSPKSVNGSRSHETEDTNKNVNEDESSINSLEANVSGSHIVNINDLEPENTSPHDVTDNANANNSNLLKISSSIEKGMLDIAEKTDKMADSAIETIEHLKNTAKEEAIENIEEFTAKTSDKIEETSKSVNETVTTKVEAIEALVQKTVANVSPGTCCDKRKVLEVPNKSAEISHSPPPKSPLIQDLLQLPDISHMSPNISRHSDDGQKSEAGQSENETIPCGSDKSSPQAKTKTQAVMPILRNEDSIDSHEGTANPDADVVVNKNDEKGRFARMFQSIRDKENSCMSKGKVIEESVRT; the protein is encoded by the exons ATGATTGACGACATTCCAG AGACCGGCGCGGTGTTTACTTTCGGCAAGTCACACTTTGCTGACAACGAGCCGAGCCACTTCTTCATCAAGAACGATCCCATCGTCGCCATCTCGTGCGGAGATGAGCACAGCGCTGTCATATGCC agaaCGGTCGAGTGTTTGTGTTTGGAGCAAACGCGTGGGGTCAACTCGGGCTGGGCCACAAAGATGAAGTAATTCGACCGAGTTGTGTGAAATGGCTGAAGCCTCATCGCACATTGTTCGTCGCCTGTGGACGCGCACACACTGTGTTCGTAACAG ACACAAACGCGATCTACGCCGTAGGATGCAACGACGAAGGGCAGCTTGGAACGGGAGACACAGAGCAGCAGACGGTGCCACAGTACGTCGAGCTGGACGTAGACCAGCCAATACGACAGGTGGCGGCCGGCAGTAACCACACGGCCATTCTTACTG ACGAGGGCCGCGTTTTCGTGTGTGGCTCCAACAGCGAGGGGCAACTGGGGTTGGGCGAGGACACACGCTCGTCACTGCGCTTCGTCGAGCTCAAGTTCATGGAGAAGATTGCCTTCGTTGAGTGTGGATACTATCACACGGTCTTCATCACAG CAAAAGGAGCAGTCTTTGTCACCGGTGAGAACGAAAATCAGAAGCTTGGTATCATCAACACAAACAACATAATTTACGTCCCGCAAGTCCTTCCACTCGATGTGCCGATCAAGAGCGCCTGCTGCGGCGCCAATCACACCTTCTTGCTGTCACTGGACGAGACCAAAATTCTAGCTTTTGGATCCAATGAACAAGGACAACTTGGCATGCCGAAAAATATTGAAAAGGTCACTGAACCGACTGAAATCAATATGGATAAGATGTTCGATGGCTTCCAACTAAAACTGGTTGCTTGTGGGGCAATGCATACCGCATTTGTAACAG atAATGGATTACTTTACACATGCGGCGAGTCGAGGAATAATAAACTTTGTTTGGAGGAAATAGACGACGCCAATGCGAGTGAGGGTGACCCTAATCAATACTCGCCAAAGCGGGTCACTGCTATGAATGGCTTTGTTGTCGACAACGTGGCTTGCGGCGGCTGCCACACTCTGCTCACAGCAACTAAAGGCTCCAACGCAGACTTCACCAACAACGATTTCAGTATAATAAATCAAGAAAATAGACAAATTTCCATCACAGAACTTCCTCCTCTTCAGAAGATACCAAATATGAAAACCGATGATAGCCCTAAAAGTGTAAATGGTTCAAGAAGTCACGAAACTGAAGATaccaataaaaatgttaatgaaGATGAAAGTTCGATTAATTCACTAGAAGCTAATGTGAGCGGCTCGCACATCGTTAATATAAACGATCTTGAACCTGAGAACACAAGCCCCCACGACGTAACGGATAATGCCAACGCCAATAAttccaatttattaaaaatatcatcatcGATAGAGAAAGGTATGTTAGACATAGCTGAAAAAACGGATAAAATGGCTGACAGCGCAATTGAAACAATAGAACACCTAAAAAATACTGCTAAAGAAGAAGCAATTGAAAACATTGAAGAATTCACAGCAAAAACTAGTGACAAAATAGAGGAAACTTCTAAAAGCGTCAATGAAACCGTAACTACAAAAGTTGAAGCCATAGAGGCACTTGTACAGAAAACAGTCGCAAATGTAAGTCCTGGTACTTGCTGTGATAAAAGAAAGGTTTTGGAAGTTCCAAATAAAAGTGCAGAAATATCTCATTCACCTCCACCCAAATCACCATTAATTCAAGATCTTTTACAACTTCCTGATATATCTCATATGAGTCCAAATATAAGTAGACATAGCGACGATGGTCAAAAGAGTGAGGCGGGACAATCTGAGAACGAAACTATCCCTTGTGGTTCAGACAAATCCAGTCCTCAAGCTAAAACGAAGACCCAAGCCGTGATGCCAATTTTAAGAAATGAAGATAGCATTGATTCTCACGAAGGCACCGCCAATCCAGACGCAGATGTTGTGGTCAATAAGAATGATGAGAAAGGACGTTTTGCTCGAATGTTTCAGTCAATTAGAGACAAAGAAAATTCTTGTATGAGCAAAGGAAAAGTTATCGAGGAATCTGTT AGAACGTGA
- the LOC126973021 gene encoding eukaryotic translation initiation factor 4E-1A-like encodes MACCLEPAKIEEKIKNNTQSKVKILPEPVSVIKHPLQYSWSLWIYVNDKSKTWEENLIELTTFDTVEDFWCLYHHIKLPTELRQGNDYAVFKKGVRPMWEDDANKMGGRWLINIDRKQRSANLNKYWLDIILLMIGENFENSEAICGAVVNIRGKFDKIGVWTGHTYTKPVVEIGKTLKEVLGIQTKFGFEVHRDTMSKQGSTSKFLYIV; translated from the exons ATGGCTTGTTGCTTAGAGCCTGCAAAGATTGAGGAGAAGATAAAAAACAACACGCAAAGTAAAGTCAAAATTCTGCCAGAGCCTGTAAGTGTGATAAAACATCCGCTACAATATTCCTGGAGTCTTTGGATTTACGTAAATGATAAATCCAAAACATGGGAAGAAAATTTGATTGAACTTACAACATTCGACACAGTTGAAGACTTCTGGTG TCTTTACCACCATATAAAACTACCGACCGAGCTGCGGCAGGGTAACGACTATGCGGTCTTCAAGAAGGGCGTGCGGCCCATGTGGGAAGACGATGCCAACAAGATGGGTGGACGCTGGTTGATCAATATTGACAGAAAACAACGGAGTGccaatctgaataaatattggTTGGatatt ATTCTTCTCATGATTGGTGAAAACTTCGAAAACTCTGAAGCAATATGTGGCGCTGTTGTTAATATCAGAGggaaatttgataaaattg GTGTTTGGACAGGACATACATACACGAAACCCGTCGTTGAAATAGGAAAGACATTGAAAGAGGTGCTCGGCATTCAGACAAAGTTTGGATTCGAGGTCCACCGAGATACGATGTCTAAGCAAGGTTCAACAAGCAAATTCCTGTACATTGTTTAA